DNA sequence from the Gordonia polyisoprenivorans genome:
CGCCACCGCGATCGATCCGATGACAGCGATGATCCGAGGACAGCGATCGGTCCGATCACCGAGTCCGGGGCAATCCCTCGTCGAGTTCGCGGAGCACGTCAAGGGTGGTGCGCAGCCGATCGAGGTCGACCGGCTCGGCCCCGGCCGCCGTCTGCGCCTGCAGCGCCGCGGACATCGTGTGAACCCAGAACTCGTGGAGCCGGGCGATGCTGGCGAGGGCAAGCTCGGTCGGATACAGCCGCACCGAGCGGCCATCGCCGGGATCGGGTTCCCGAACGATCATCGTCTTGTCCTCGAGGGAGCGCATGACGACGCTGAAGTTGCTGCGCTGCAGCCTCGTTGCGGTGGCACCCTGAGCCGGGGTGCCGCCGGGGTGGCGGTGCACCCACCGCATCACCGCGGCCTCGCTGCCGTTGAGTGGCACCACGCCGGACGGACCGTGCGGTCCGTGGGGCTCGACCTCGCGTGCCACGCGCAGCACCACGTCGGCGATCTCGATGAGGAGTGCTGCCCGTGACCTCGGTGTGCGTTCGACACGCGCCATAAAGATATGTTCTCATAACCATATGCCGTCGACAACACCCGGGATCGCAGCCGAACACGGCGATGTCACCCGCTCCGGCGTCACTCGACCGGTTCTGCTGGTGCTGGCCCTGCTGTCGGCGGTGGCTCCGTTCGCCACCGACCTGTATCTGCCGGCCTTCCCGGAGATGACCGACGACCTGGGCACCGGGGCGACCGCAATCCAGTTGACGCTCACCGCCTTTCTGATCGGCATCACCGCCGGCCAACTCGCCTTCGGTCCGCTTTCGGATCGGTTCGGCCGTCGGGGTCCGCTGCTGGCCGGGGCACTGCTGTGTGTGGCCTCCGGCGTGCTCGCCGCGCTCGCCCCCACTGTCGGTGTGCTCGTCGCCGCCCGGTTCCTGCAGGGATTCGGTGGAGCTGCGGGCATGGTGATCGGCCGCGCGATCATCTCCGACCTCGCGACCGGACGCGCAGCCGCCCGGGCGTTCTCGCTGATGATGATCGTCGGCGGGGTGGCGCCGGTGCTCGCGCCGCTGCTCGGCGGGTTCCTAGTCGATCCGATCGGGTGGCGCGGAATCCTCGGGGTGGTCCTCGCGATCTCGGTCGTCATGCTCGTCTCGATCGCCTGCGTCATCACCGAGACCCTGCCCCGAGATCGCCGGCTCGCACGCCGCCGCGCCGATCACCCGAGATCGACCCGCGAGTTGCGTCGGCTCGGATTCCTCGGCTACAGCGGCACTTTCGCGTTCTCCTTCGCGGTGATGATGGCCTACATCTCGGCGTCGCCGTTCGTCTATCAGGACATGATGGGACTCTCCAGCGGCGTGTACGGGCTGGCGTTCGGGGTCAACGCGGCGGGCCTGATGGCCGTCAGCGCGCTGGCCGCACGGTTGGTCGCCACCCGCGCTGTCCGCGGGCTCGTCGCCGTCGGGATCACCGTGATGTCCACGGCCACCATCGGTTTCGCGCTGCTGGTGGTGACCGGCGCACCGCCGGCCTGGCTGGCGGTGCCGTTGTTCGTGATGGTCTCGAGCCTGGGCCTGGTCTTCGGCAACGCCACCGCCCTGGCCATGTCGTCGGTCGTCACCAACGCCGGCGCCGCATCGGCGGTACTGGGCGCCCTGCAGTTCGGGCTCGGTGCGCTGGTGTCACCCTTGGTGAGCGTCGCCGGGCCCGAGACCGCCAGCCCTCTCGCAATCGTCATGCTGGTCTGCGCGGCGATCGCGGTGTGTGCGTTCCTCGCCGCCGGCGCCGCCGAGTCGCCGCACGTGGTCGAACAGGCTGTGTGAGAAGAGGTTCAGACCAGTCCGGCGTCGTGGACGGCGATCGCCACCTGTACACGATTGGCCGCCCCGAGTTTGGCGAAGATGTGTGAGATGTGCGCCTTGACGGTGGCCACACTCATGTAGAGCTCGGCGCCGATCTCGGCATTCGACGCTCCACTGGCCAACGCGATCGCCACTTCGCGTTCCCGCTCGGTCAGGCGCGCGATGCCCTCGCGCGCCTCGACCGACCCCGACCGCTGCCCGGAGTCGACGACCTGTTTGATGAGCGCCGCGGTCACCGAGGGACTCAGTGCGGGCTGCCCGTCGAGGACGTTGCCGATGGCCGCCACGATCTGCTGCGGTGGTGTGTCCTTCAACAGGAACCCGTCCGCACCGACCGCCAATGCCCGTACCACATAGTCGTCGGCGTCGAAGGTCGTCAGCACGATGACCGCGGGCGCCGGCTCGGCAGCCTTCAGGGCCGTGGTGGCCGCGATCCCGTCCATCACCGGCATCCGCAGATCCATCAACACCAGATCGACCGGGTCGCTGCGGTGCGCGTCGAGCGCCGCACTGCCGTTGGCCGCCTCCGCGGCTATCGACAAGCCCGGTTCGCCGCCGAGCAGCAACTTCAGTCCCGACCGCACCAACGGGTCGTCGTCGACGATCATCACCCGTGCGATCACCGGCCACCTCCTCGAATCTCCGTCGCCCTGATCATCGTGTTCTCGGGTCGTCTCTGTTCGGGTCGTCTCTGGTCGTCACGGCCGGCGGCAGCCAGACGTGCAGGATGAACATCCCGTCGTCGGTGCGGGTCGTCGAGTACCGGCCACCGCTCAACTCCACACGCTCGCCCAACCCGATCAGCCCCAGACCCGACGGCGGCAGCGCCGGTGACCGGTCGCCGATCGGCAGCGGATTGGCCACCAGCAGATCGATCCCACCCGAGCGTCCGGGTTCGATGCGCACGGTCACCGCCGACGCCGGTGCATGCTTGCGCGCGTTGGTCAAACCCTCCTGCAGACAGCGATACAGGGTCCGTGCGGTGGTGGCCGCGACCGTCTGCAGGTCGTCGGTGCGCACATAGCTCACCCGCATGCCCGCCGCCCGGCTCTGCTCGACGAGGTTGTCCACGTCGTCGCGGCCGGCCTGCGGCTGTTCCGGGTCGGCATCGCCGGGTCCCTCGCGCAGCACCCCGAGTACCTCACGCAATTCGGTGAGGGCCAGTCGCGAGTTCTCCTCGATCGTCGACGCGGTGTCTTGTACCTGCTCCGGCGTCAGGTCGGCGCGGTAGGCCAACGCCCCGGCATACATGCTCACCGTCGAGATTCGATGCGCCAGAACGTCATGCATCTCCCGTGCGATCCGCGCCCGTTCGACCGAGCGGGCCTGGGCGATCTTCGCCTGCTGCTCCTGCTCGGCCAGCATGGCCCGCGAGCGCCAACTCGCGAGCAGTTCGCGCCGCGACCCGATGTACATGCCCCACGCGACCAGTACCGCGGTGATCGCGACGATGAACGAGTATCGCACCAACGGTGATTCACCCGGATCGGGTCGATAGACGAACTCATCGGCGACCGCACTGCACACGATTCCCAGCACGATCTGCGGCGCTATCTCACGCCAGCGCCGCCGGGTGGACAACGAGACCATCGCCAACGCCCCGGCTCCCGAGGAACTGACCGACACCGTGGCGGCCAGGTTGGTCAAGGTACAGACCAGGACCGGATGGGTTCGGCGCCACCAGGTCGCGACGAAGCACACCACACCGAGGGCCAGATCGAGGATCAGCCACCAGATCACGTGAGCGCCCACGTGATCGGTGCGTCCGATCATCGCCACCGCGGAGATCGCCAGCATCAGCAGCAGACGCCACGTATGGCTCCACCAATTCAGCGGCGGCTGATACTCCTCGGGACGCACCCCCTCACCGTAGTGGGGGTGATCCCCGAGCCGCCTGCACCCGACGGCCAGGCGGTGTCAGACTTTCGTCGTAGATCGGGTCCATCCTCGCGCCCGATGTGCGCACCCACCTGGTGCGGCGACGATGGTCTCCATGATCACAGTGGAGAACCTCAGCAAGCGCTACGGCGAGTACGTCGCCGTCGACAACGTGTCGTTCGCGTGCCGCCCGGGGCAGGTGACCGGCTTCCTCGGCCCGAACGGGGCGGGCAAGTCCACCACCATGCGGGTGATGACCGGACTGACCCCGGCGACGTCGGGCTCGGTGACGATCGACGGGCAGGCCTATCGCAACATCCCCAATCCCGCGGCCGAGGTCGGCGTACTCCTCGACGCGTCCGCACAGCACGCCGGGCGTACCGGTGAGGAGATCCTGCGCCTGACCGCGATGACCATCGGGGTGCCCCGCACCCGGGTCGACGAGATGCTCGAACTGGTCAGCCTGACACCACAGGAGGCCGGCCGCCGGGTCCGCAACTACTCCCTCGGCATGCGGCAGCGACTCGGAATCGCCAACGCGCTCATGGGCGATCCGCGGGTGCTGATCCTCGACGAACCCGCCAACGGCCTCGACCCGGCCGGCATCCACTGGATGCGCAGCCTGCTGCGCGGCTACGCAGATCGTGGCGGCACCGTGCTGCTGTCCTCGCATCTGCTGCACGAGATCGAGATCGTCGCCGACGACCTCGTCGTCATCGGCAACGGACGCATCGTCGCCCAGGGCACCAAGGCCGAATTGCTCGCCGGCACCGGGACCACGGTGCGCTCGCTCGACGACCGGGCCCTCGCCGACGCGCTCGACGCCTCCGGCATCGGTGCGCAGCCGCAGTCCGGTGGCGGACTGACCACCGACGCCGACCCCGAGCAGGTGGGACGGATCGCCGCGGCGAACGCCATCGTGCTCACCGAATTGCGCGCCGGCGACGGCGCCAAGCTCGAGGAGATGTTCCTCGAACTGACCGCCTCCACCCAACGCGAACAACCGATGACCGCAGGAGCATTCTGATGACCACCCTCGCCGCTGCCCCGGCCGCGCCGACGCGCACCGCAGGCATTCCGATGACCCGCCTGGTCCGGGTCGAACTCCGCAAACTCGTCGACACCCGCGCCGGATTCTGGCTGGCCGCCTCCATCGGCCTGCTGTCGGTGGTTGTCGTGGTGGCGATGCTGATCGCCAACCGCAACAGTCTCACCAACCTCACCTTCGGCCAGTTCTTCGGCATGATGAACATTCCGCTGGGCATCATCCTGCCGGTGATGGCGATCCTGTTGGTCACCGGTGAATGGAGTCAGCGCTCGGCATTGACGACGTTCACGATGGAACCGCGTCGTGAACGGATCATCGTCGCGAAACTGCTGACGGCGCTGATCGCCTCGGTGATCGCCGTCGGCCTCGCCCTCGTGCTCGGGGCCGTGGGCAACGTGATCGCCGGTCTCGCTTTCGCCGATCCGGCCGGAGCATGGTCGTTCACCGCCGCGGGACTGGTGAACTCCTTTGTGCTGCAACTGTTCGGGCTGCTCCTCGGATTCGGCTTCGCCGCGCTGATCCTGAATACGCCCGGCGCGATCGTCGCCTACTTCGTGCTGCCGACCACGCTGACCCTCGTCAGTCAGCTGGTGCCGTGGTTCCATGACCATCTCGGAGCCTGGGTCGACCCCGGAATGACCAACGCGCCCTTCCAGTCCGAGCAGTGGGCGAGCGGCGGCGAATGGGCCAAGCTCGTCGTCTCCGGAATCGTGTGGATCGGTATCCCGCTGTTCTTCGGGGTGCTTCGCATCCTGCGCGGTGAGGTGAAGTAGCCACCGACGACGGTGGGCGCCTCAACAGCGAATTGACAGCCAATTCCACACAATCCTCTCGGATTGCTCTCAGTGATCTTGGGCAACGTGGTCTGGTGACCACAGATCGCCATCCCGACAACCACGTTCCGGGCGAGAGCACCCCAGAGACGCCCACCTCGCCGGTGAGCCCGCCACCGCATGTGCCCGCCGGCGCAACCCACCCGTACGGCCAACCCGCCGGAGGGTGGGGCCCGACGCCCGGCTACACCCCACCTCCGACCGGCCCGTATGCGACCGGAGGATACGACCCGTCCGGGCACCCCGGTGGCCACTACCCCACGGGCCCCTCCACCACCGCACCGATACCCACCGGCCCGATGCCCGCCGGAGCCACCGCACGCCGGTCGTCGATGAAACCGATCATCGCGACGGCGGTCATCGCGGGATTGCTCGGTGGCGCAGTCGCTCTCGGCGGCAGCGCGCTCGTCGACCACAGCACGTCGGCGGCACCGCAGCTCGCCACACCGGCCGCGACGACGGCTGCCCCCGCCCAGCCGGGCTCCATCACCTACGCTGCGCAGGCGACGTCGAAGTTCACCGCCGACATCGAGGTCGCCGGCAGCCAGGGCACCGCGGTCGGCAGTGGCATCGTGCTCTCCCCCGACGGCTACATCCTGACCAACAACCACGTGATCGCCGGAGCCGGCGGCACCTCGGCGATCCAGGTCACCACCGCCGACCAGAAGACCTACCAGGCCTCGGTCGTGGGTACCTCACCGTCCTACGACCTGGCGGTGATCAAGTTGCAGAACGCGTCCGGGCTGACCCCGGCAACACTCGGCAATTCCGACGGCCTGCAGGTCGGGCAGCAGGTGGTCGCGGTCGGCAGCCCGGAGAACCTGTCCAACACGGTGACCTCCGGCATCATCAGCAATCTCTCGCGCACCGTGACCGCGGGCGACGAGCAGGGTTCGCAGGTCGCGGTCTACAACGGACTCCAGACCGACACCCCGATCAATCCTGGCAACTCCGGTGGGCCGCTGGTCAATCTGTCCGGTCAGGTGATCGGGGTGAACTCGGCGGTCGACACCGGCCAGGCATCCCAGGGTGGCGTCCAGGCCTTCGGTCTCGGCTTCGCCATCCCCATCAACACGGCTCGGCGCGTCGCCAACGAGTTGCTCGACGACGGCCACGCGACCAAGCCCGTGCTGGGGGTGACCGGTTCGCTGGCCGAAACCAATGCCGCCGACGTCGAGGGCGCCCAGGTGACCGCGGTGAGCGGGGACGGTGCGGCCGCGGCCGCCGGCATCAAGTCCGGTGACGTGATCACCAAGGTGGGCGATCAGCGCGTGACGAGCTACGCCGACCTGATGGCCCAGATCCTCACCCACGAACCCGGCTCGTCGGTGCCCATCACCGTGTCCAGCGGCGGCCAGGAGCACACGGTCACGGTCAAGCTCGGCAGCGCCGTGGACAACACACAGACCACGGTGCCCAGCACCGGCAACGGCAACGGCGGCAATGGGGGCGGCACGGGAGGCCTGCCCTTCCCCTGATGTCCGCACGTCCGATCCGGCGGCCTGCCGTGCACGACAGTGGGTCCGGGTGATCAGATGGTCGGCATGAACACCAGCGACACCGGGGACTCACTGTCCTCCGAGATTGCCGCACTGGCCACCGACGCGGCGCGCCTGGCCGAGCAGCTGGGCGCCGCCTCGGAATCCGGGGACGCGCTGCGGCTGCAGATGGCCGATGACGCGATACGCCGCGCACGTCGGGATCTCACCGTCGCCGACGCCGCGCTCGCCGCCTCACCCGCCCGCGCAGGGGGTCGTCGCGAGACGGTCCGACTCGTCGTCAACGCGGCCCGAGTCCTGCTGCGGCGCACCACCGACGAGGTGGCGCGCGCGTTGCGGACCCGACCGCACGCGGTGCTGATCCGCGTGGTCATCACCCTCGCGATCAGCCTGTCGCTGGTGGTCGTCTATCGATCGGTGGGATGGGCGACCTACGAGAAGGCCGGGTCGTTGACCCTGTATGTCTTCGGTGGCGTCGTCGGGAGTGTGGTGTGCACCAACGCCCTGTGCTTCGACGCCGCGCGGGTGTGGACCGACATCCGGGCCGGTGAACGTCTGTGGCGAATCCTGGTCGCCAAGAACCTGATGATCGTGATCGGGGTCGCGATCGCGGCCGTACCCATCCTCGCCTACCTCGCCGTCACCACCGATCTCGACCTCGCGGCGATGATCGACCAGTTCGTCGTCATGGTGCTCGTCTGGCTCGGCGTGGGCAACGTGCTCTCCGTGGTGGCGCCTCTGCGACACGAATCGCTCTCGGCGCGGCTTCGCGACGGCACGTGGCGTCCGTATCTGGTGTCGTTCGGCATCTCCTACGTCGTCGGGCTCACGGTGAATCTGATGATCTACTGGCGCCTGTGGGCACGCCAGCTGGCGTCGGAATCGCTGACCGCCCCGTCCTGGACCCTGCAGTTGCTGCTGCTGGCCAGCGGTGCGCTGCTGTGGATTTCGTTGACCGTGATCGCGGTGTCGGTGGCCGGCCTCGCACCGGTGCGCGTGATGCTGTTGCGTGAGGTGCTCGCCACCCCCGCCGCCGATCAGGTACGGGCGGGCGCCGATCGTAGGACGAAGGCGGTCGCCGCGTCGACGACGACGTCGAGCTCCGACCCCAGATGACCGCCGAGCCACTGCCGTGCCAGCTCGGCCATCGCGCCGGCGAACATCACCGCCCCGACCTGATCGGCCGTCGGACGTGACGTCCGATCACCTTGTCGCCGAACGGTTTCGGCCAGCACCGAGGACATGAGGAGTTCCTCGGTCGCCACTCGACGGGCGGCGAGCACCGGGTTGGCGCGCGCATGCGTGAACAGGATGGCACCGCGCCGCGGATCATCGCCGGCATGGGCGAGCACGGCGCGGATACCCGCCGCGGTACGCGATCGTACGGAAGGGCCGGCGCACTCGATCGCCGCCGCGACCACACCCGCGAGGTCGGCGGCCACCTCGTCGTAGAGCTCGCCGAGTAACTCGTCGACGTCGGCGAAACTCTCGTAGAAGTAGCGGGAGTTGAGGCCGCTCGCGCGGCACAGCGCCCGCACCGACAACGCCGACGGGTCGTGACCGAGCAGATCGGTACCCAGCAGGTCGTAGGCCGCGGTGATCAGCAGCGCCCGTCGTTCGGTACGCCGATCACTCAACGGCACCCCGGCCCATCGGGTCGTGTTCGACATCGTCTCACCGTACGGCGCGTGGTGAAGTCACGAAAGGTCTGGTCACAGGTGCGACCAGACCGTAGTCTGGGTACACGCGTGGCCAGAATCGGTCCGGTCGCGCACCACCACGAGCGCAGGGAGAGACGATGAAGACTCCGTCCGCGATCAAGCTGCCCCGCAGCGGCCTGGGATCCCTGCCACTGCCGACTCTGCCGTTCGCCCTGCCGCACCAGTGGGTCGGCGACTGGCTGACCGGTTTCTTCGACGCGAACATCCGCGCAAAGTTCTTCCGCGGCATGGAGTTCGAGAACCCCGCCGGTGATCCGGGATGGTTCGGTCCGGACAGCGCCACCTGGTATGTCCACTCGCACACGCCCGCCCTCGTCTTCGGGCTGCAGTGCGCCTCGTATCTGGAGCGCCTCGACCCGAGCATCTACTGGATGGGCATGCACCACTCCCGGCTGGTGCAACGCTCCGACGATCCGGCCGCACTGCCCCGGATCGATCCCGAGGGCGCATCCATTCGCTTGGGACACTCGGTTGCCTTCTTCATCGGTACCGCCTACGGCAGCACCGAGACCGCCGAACGACTGGCGCGCACGGTCCGCGCCATGCACCACACGATCAAGGGCACTCGTCCCGACGGTGCCACCTACGACGCCGACGATCCCGAGTGGTTGCGCTGGAATTACGCCACTGTGGTGTGGGGACTGGCGACGGCACACGAGATCTATCATCCGCGGCCGCTGCGCGGTGCCGACCTCGATCGCTATTACGGCGAGTTCGTCCGGGTCGGTCATGCGCTCGGGGGCACCGACCTCCCGACCACCAAGGCCGAGACCCTCGAATGCCTGCGGTCGTATCTGCCGCGTCTGGCGGTGACCTATGGGGCGGCGATGGCGACCGGCACCAATGTGCCCAATCCCGCTGCGGCTGCGGTCGACTGGGCAATCCGCGACACCCTGCCCCGGTGGGCCGGACAACTCGTCATGTATTCCCCGCCTCATCCCGTCGACCGCCGCGCCCGGCGTAGCGCCGTGTGGTCACTGCTCAACGCCGCGCATGCCGGCATCGGCGAGCTTCCGGAGTTCACCGCGGCCCGCCGCCGGGTGGCCGGTGGGACGAGCGCCGCCCACACCGAGCCGACACATGTGCCCGGCACCGACCCGGTGCTGGGTCGGGCCGAGATCGAGGCGGAGTTCGCTCAGGCCCGGGCGAGTTTCTCGACCCTCGCCAGATGAGCGTCGGCTGAACCGAATTCGTATTCGATGACGGTCAGTCGCCGGAAGTAGTGTCCGATCGCGAGTTCCTCGGTCATGCCCATCCCGCCGTGCAATTGCACCGAGTTCTGGCCGATGAATCGTGCTGCCCGGCTGATCGTGGCCTTGGCCGCAGACACCGCCGCAGCCCGCTCGGCGGGTTCGGCGTCGAGCGACAGGATCGCCAGATACTGTGCGGCAACCGCCTGTTCGAGTTCGATGTACATGTCGACCATGCGGTGCGCCAATGCCTGGAAGCCGGCGAGCGGACGCCCGAACTGCTGACGCTGGGTGGTGTAGGCGATGGTGTCGGCGAGTACCTTGCGCATCAGCCCGACCGCTTCGGAGACCACCGCGGCGGTGGCGGTGTCCCATGCGCGTTCGAGTAGCGCGAGCCCGTCGGCACCTCGGGCGATCAACGCGTCGCCACCCACCTGCACGCCGTCGAGGGTGAGGTCGGCGGCACGGCGGTCGTCGACGGTACGGAACTCGTGCTGGGTCAGCCCGGCCGGCGTGGCGTCGCCGAGCGGGATCAGGAACAGGCCGATGCCGTCGCGGTCGTCGTCGTCGCCGGAGATCCGCGCGGTGAGGATCAGCTGATCGGCGATCGGGGCGGTGGTGACAACGGCCTTGGCGCCGTGGAGAACCCAGCCGCCGTCGGATTCCTCGGCGCGGGTGGTCACGTGGTGCAGCCGTCCGCCCGAGGTGTCCTCGAGCGCGGCGGTGGCCACGAGGGTCTCGCCCGCGGTCACCGACCGCGCGACCTCGAGTGCGCCGTCGTGTCCGGTACGCGCGAGCAGACCGGCGCCGAGGACCACCGTGTCGACGAACGGTTCGACGACGAGGGCGCGGCCGAGCGCCTCGGTGACGACCATCAGCTCTTCGGGGCCGCCGTCGTC
Encoded proteins:
- a CDS encoding MarR family winged helix-turn-helix transcriptional regulator, producing the protein MARVERTPRSRAALLIEIADVVLRVAREVEPHGPHGPSGVVPLNGSEAAVMRWVHRHPGGTPAQGATATRLQRSNFSVVMRSLEDKTMIVREPDPGDGRSVRLYPTELALASIARLHEFWVHTMSAALQAQTAAGAEPVDLDRLRTTLDVLRELDEGLPRTR
- a CDS encoding multidrug effflux MFS transporter, producing the protein MPSTTPGIAAEHGDVTRSGVTRPVLLVLALLSAVAPFATDLYLPAFPEMTDDLGTGATAIQLTLTAFLIGITAGQLAFGPLSDRFGRRGPLLAGALLCVASGVLAALAPTVGVLVAARFLQGFGGAAGMVIGRAIISDLATGRAAARAFSLMMIVGGVAPVLAPLLGGFLVDPIGWRGILGVVLAISVVMLVSIACVITETLPRDRRLARRRADHPRSTRELRRLGFLGYSGTFAFSFAVMMAYISASPFVYQDMMGLSSGVYGLAFGVNAAGLMAVSALAARLVATRAVRGLVAVGITVMSTATIGFALLVVTGAPPAWLAVPLFVMVSSLGLVFGNATALAMSSVVTNAGAASAVLGALQFGLGALVSPLVSVAGPETASPLAIVMLVCAAIAVCAFLAAGAAESPHVVEQAV
- a CDS encoding response regulator, with protein sequence MIARVMIVDDDPLVRSGLKLLLGGEPGLSIAAEAANGSAALDAHRSDPVDLVLMDLRMPVMDGIAATTALKAAEPAPAVIVLTTFDADDYVVRALAVGADGFLLKDTPPQQIVAAIGNVLDGQPALSPSVTAALIKQVVDSGQRSGSVEAREGIARLTEREREVAIALASGASNAEIGAELYMSVATVKAHISHIFAKLGAANRVQVAIAVHDAGLV
- a CDS encoding sensor histidine kinase, with product MRPEEYQPPLNWWSHTWRLLLMLAISAVAMIGRTDHVGAHVIWWLILDLALGVVCFVATWWRRTHPVLVCTLTNLAATVSVSSSGAGALAMVSLSTRRRWREIAPQIVLGIVCSAVADEFVYRPDPGESPLVRYSFIVAITAVLVAWGMYIGSRRELLASWRSRAMLAEQEQQAKIAQARSVERARIAREMHDVLAHRISTVSMYAGALAYRADLTPEQVQDTASTIEENSRLALTELREVLGVLREGPGDADPEQPQAGRDDVDNLVEQSRAAGMRVSYVRTDDLQTVAATTARTLYRCLQEGLTNARKHAPASAVTVRIEPGRSGGIDLLVANPLPIGDRSPALPPSGLGLIGLGERVELSGGRYSTTRTDDGMFILHVWLPPAVTTRDDPNRDDPRTR
- a CDS encoding ABC transporter ATP-binding protein; protein product: MVSMITVENLSKRYGEYVAVDNVSFACRPGQVTGFLGPNGAGKSTTMRVMTGLTPATSGSVTIDGQAYRNIPNPAAEVGVLLDASAQHAGRTGEEILRLTAMTIGVPRTRVDEMLELVSLTPQEAGRRVRNYSLGMRQRLGIANALMGDPRVLILDEPANGLDPAGIHWMRSLLRGYADRGGTVLLSSHLLHEIEIVADDLVVIGNGRIVAQGTKAELLAGTGTTVRSLDDRALADALDASGIGAQPQSGGGLTTDADPEQVGRIAAANAIVLTELRAGDGAKLEEMFLELTASTQREQPMTAGAF
- a CDS encoding ABC transporter permease, producing the protein MTTLAAAPAAPTRTAGIPMTRLVRVELRKLVDTRAGFWLAASIGLLSVVVVVAMLIANRNSLTNLTFGQFFGMMNIPLGIILPVMAILLVTGEWSQRSALTTFTMEPRRERIIVAKLLTALIASVIAVGLALVLGAVGNVIAGLAFADPAGAWSFTAAGLVNSFVLQLFGLLLGFGFAALILNTPGAIVAYFVLPTTLTLVSQLVPWFHDHLGAWVDPGMTNAPFQSEQWASGGEWAKLVVSGIVWIGIPLFFGVLRILRGEVK
- a CDS encoding S1C family serine protease, with protein sequence MTTDRHPDNHVPGESTPETPTSPVSPPPHVPAGATHPYGQPAGGWGPTPGYTPPPTGPYATGGYDPSGHPGGHYPTGPSTTAPIPTGPMPAGATARRSSMKPIIATAVIAGLLGGAVALGGSALVDHSTSAAPQLATPAATTAAPAQPGSITYAAQATSKFTADIEVAGSQGTAVGSGIVLSPDGYILTNNHVIAGAGGTSAIQVTTADQKTYQASVVGTSPSYDLAVIKLQNASGLTPATLGNSDGLQVGQQVVAVGSPENLSNTVTSGIISNLSRTVTAGDEQGSQVAVYNGLQTDTPINPGNSGGPLVNLSGQVIGVNSAVDTGQASQGGVQAFGLGFAIPINTARRVANELLDDGHATKPVLGVTGSLAETNAADVEGAQVTAVSGDGAAAAAGIKSGDVITKVGDQRVTSYADLMAQILTHEPGSSVPITVSSGGQEHTVTVKLGSAVDNTQTTVPSTGNGNGGNGGGTGGLPFP
- a CDS encoding TetR/AcrR family transcriptional regulator, translating into MSNTTRWAGVPLSDRRTERRALLITAAYDLLGTDLLGHDPSALSVRALCRASGLNSRYFYESFADVDELLGELYDEVAADLAGVVAAAIECAGPSVRSRTAAGIRAVLAHAGDDPRRGAILFTHARANPVLAARRVATEELLMSSVLAETVRRQGDRTSRPTADQVGAVMFAGAMAELARQWLGGHLGSELDVVVDAATAFVLRSAPART
- a CDS encoding oxygenase MpaB family protein, coding for MKTPSAIKLPRSGLGSLPLPTLPFALPHQWVGDWLTGFFDANIRAKFFRGMEFENPAGDPGWFGPDSATWYVHSHTPALVFGLQCASYLERLDPSIYWMGMHHSRLVQRSDDPAALPRIDPEGASIRLGHSVAFFIGTAYGSTETAERLARTVRAMHHTIKGTRPDGATYDADDPEWLRWNYATVVWGLATAHEIYHPRPLRGADLDRYYGEFVRVGHALGGTDLPTTKAETLECLRSYLPRLAVTYGAAMATGTNVPNPAAAAVDWAIRDTLPRWAGQLVMYSPPHPVDRRARRSAVWSLLNAAHAGIGELPEFTAARRRVAGGTSAAHTEPTHVPGTDPVLGRAEIEAEFAQARASFSTLAR
- a CDS encoding acyl-CoA dehydrogenase family protein, which codes for MDFDLTAEQQLLSDGLTRFLDSRYDLTESRKVAKVGDGWQPQIWRAFADELGVIGACLPSTVGGDDGGPEELMVVTEALGRALVVEPFVDTVVLGAGLLARTGHDGALEVARSVTAGETLVATAALEDTSGGRLHHVTTRAEESDGGWVLHGAKAVVTTAPIADQLILTARISGDDDDRDGIGLFLIPLGDATPAGLTQHEFRTVDDRRAADLTLDGVQVGGDALIARGADGLALLERAWDTATAAVVSEAVGLMRKVLADTIAYTTQRQQFGRPLAGFQALAHRMVDMYIELEQAVAAQYLAILSLDAEPAERAAAVSAAKATISRAARFIGQNSVQLHGGMGMTEELAIGHYFRRLTVIEYEFGSADAHLARVEKLARA